Proteins from a single region of Candidatus Tumulicola sp.:
- a CDS encoding glutathione S-transferase family protein encodes MKVIPQFPDEQSDDGRFVRQPDTFCDRVSAQGRAGTCPAEAGRYHLYVSLACPWAHRTIIVRKLKRLEDAIGMTVVDPIRDERGWAFRDGPGYSRDPLNGFQFLSQAYVATDPGYRGRVTVPVLWDTKTKRIVSNNDDDIMRMFETEFDAFGDASLDLYPREHRTEIDALNKLIYETVNDGVYRAGFATKQSVYEAAARRVFETLDQLDERLAHRRYLFGPSPLETDWRLFVTLVRFDPVYYGHFKCNLRRIVDFPNLSGYLRDLYQVDGVAQTVNFDHIKRHYYFTHDDINPTRIVPIGPLQDLDAPHGRERLKP; translated from the coding sequence ATGAAAGTGATTCCGCAATTCCCCGACGAGCAGTCGGATGACGGCCGTTTCGTCCGGCAGCCCGATACGTTTTGCGATCGGGTTTCGGCGCAGGGTCGCGCCGGAACGTGCCCCGCCGAGGCCGGCCGTTATCATCTGTACGTCTCGTTGGCGTGCCCGTGGGCGCACAGGACGATCATCGTCCGCAAGCTGAAGCGCCTCGAGGATGCGATCGGGATGACGGTCGTCGATCCGATCCGCGACGAACGCGGCTGGGCGTTCCGTGATGGTCCAGGCTACTCTCGCGACCCCCTCAATGGATTTCAGTTCTTGAGCCAGGCCTATGTCGCGACCGACCCCGGCTACCGTGGCCGCGTGACGGTTCCGGTCCTATGGGATACGAAGACCAAACGCATCGTCAGCAATAACGACGATGACATCATGCGCATGTTCGAGACCGAGTTCGACGCGTTCGGCGACGCGTCGCTGGACTTGTATCCGCGCGAGCACCGCACCGAGATCGACGCGCTCAACAAGTTGATCTATGAGACCGTCAACGACGGCGTGTACCGCGCGGGCTTCGCCACGAAGCAAAGCGTCTACGAGGCGGCGGCCCGCCGGGTCTTCGAAACGCTCGACCAGCTCGACGAGCGCCTCGCGCATCGACGCTACCTTTTCGGCCCCTCGCCGCTCGAGACCGACTGGCGCTTGTTCGTGACGCTCGTGCGTTTCGATCCGGTGTACTACGGCCATTTCAAGTGCAACCTGCGCCGCATCGTCGACTTTCCGAATCTTTCAGGCTACCTGCGCGATCTCTATCAGGTCGACGGCGTCGCGCAAACCGTCAATTTCGACCATATCAAGCGCCACTACTACTTCACGCACGACGACATCAATCCGACCCGCATCGTGCCGATCGGACCGCTGCAAGACCTGGACGCCCCGCACGGGCGAGAGCGCCTGAAGCCCTAG
- a CDS encoding serine hydrolase, producing MLALLPSRGLSLPDASLQAIDAGPYLRALEPQLKRFANQTPGLVAISVLDLHGGAEIDINGDWNLPAASVIKVPVMVEVMRQVTLRRFTLDREVTLLPGDRDCGYGHLCYVRAGARFSVSNLVRIMIENSDNTATNMLIRLVGRYHINQTMAGLGLTQTYLGDYIRSAGDIRSLRTSANDMKQLFFMISAHRLINEQASDVMLAILNGQRHNKFLPKALPHGVEIAHKTGTLHDTLNDVGIVNLAGAPYVICVLTTHLRDLDDGARLIRRASRATFETFRAVSVAAHNAQAGPSPSPLLESSPEPSETAQPSPTPSI from the coding sequence GTGCTTGCGCTATTGCCGTCTCGCGGTCTCTCGCTGCCCGACGCCTCGCTTCAGGCCATCGACGCCGGGCCGTACCTGCGCGCATTGGAGCCGCAGCTCAAACGCTTTGCGAACCAAACACCGGGCCTGGTCGCGATTTCGGTGCTCGACCTGCATGGCGGCGCCGAGATCGACATCAACGGCGATTGGAATCTTCCCGCCGCAAGCGTCATCAAGGTTCCCGTGATGGTCGAAGTGATGCGTCAGGTGACGCTGCGCCGGTTCACGCTCGATCGCGAAGTGACGCTCTTGCCCGGCGACCGCGATTGCGGATACGGCCACCTTTGCTACGTTCGGGCCGGTGCGCGCTTTTCGGTCAGCAACCTCGTCCGCATCATGATCGAGAACAGCGACAATACGGCCACGAACATGCTGATCCGGTTGGTCGGGCGCTACCACATCAACCAGACGATGGCCGGTCTCGGACTCACGCAGACCTACCTCGGCGACTACATCCGCAGCGCCGGCGACATACGGTCTTTGCGCACGAGCGCCAACGACATGAAGCAGCTCTTTTTCATGATCTCCGCGCACCGGCTGATCAACGAACAGGCGTCCGACGTCATGCTCGCGATCTTGAACGGCCAGCGGCACAATAAGTTCTTACCGAAGGCGTTGCCGCATGGCGTCGAGATCGCGCACAAGACCGGAACGCTGCACGACACGCTCAACGACGTCGGCATCGTCAACCTGGCTGGGGCGCCCTACGTCATCTGCGTGCTGACCACGCATCTGCGCGACCTCGACGACGGCGCGCGGCTCATCCGCCGTGCATCGAGGGCGACGTTCGAAACGTTTCGCGCCGTGTCTGTTGCCGCCCATAACGCTCAAGCCGGCCCGTCGCCGTCGCCGCTGCTCGAGTCTTCGCCCGAGCCGAGCGAAACGGCCCAGCCCAGCCCAACACCGTCGATCTAG
- a CDS encoding ABC transporter permease produces the protein MTVALTIIAAVVAIALIKATPLIYAGLGGVISENAGIVNIALEGMMVAGAFAAVLASYYTHSLPLALLAAVMAGALLAWLLAWFALRLRADQIIVGMAINILAIGGAAYLLSAVFGQPGASPEVTSFASLGGDSSGGNNLVSLVTHPLRYALFWLAVVLVIAMQVFLYRTRAGVHLRAVGEEPRAAATAGINVFAYRYWAAIAGGALAALGGAYLSIGEVDLYSDGMVAGRGFIALAAVIFGKWSPLGTVGACIFFGFFSSLQIALQRADVPAQLLEMLPYLLTIVAIGGFIGKSRAPAADGIPYEQ, from the coding sequence GTGACGGTGGCGTTGACCATCATCGCCGCAGTCGTGGCGATCGCGTTGATCAAGGCCACCCCGTTGATCTACGCCGGCCTCGGCGGCGTGATCTCCGAAAATGCGGGCATCGTGAACATCGCGCTCGAGGGCATGATGGTCGCCGGCGCGTTCGCAGCGGTGCTCGCGTCATACTACACGCACAGCCTGCCGCTCGCGCTGCTGGCGGCGGTCATGGCGGGCGCGCTGCTCGCCTGGCTGCTGGCCTGGTTCGCGCTGCGCCTGCGCGCCGATCAGATCATCGTCGGCATGGCGATCAACATCCTCGCCATCGGCGGCGCCGCGTATCTGCTCTCGGCCGTGTTCGGGCAACCCGGCGCGTCGCCGGAGGTCACGAGCTTCGCGTCGCTCGGAGGTGACTCGAGCGGCGGCAACAATCTCGTGTCGCTCGTCACACATCCGCTGCGTTACGCGCTGTTCTGGCTGGCGGTCGTGCTCGTCATCGCGATGCAGGTCTTTCTGTATCGGACGCGTGCCGGCGTGCACTTGCGCGCAGTCGGCGAGGAGCCGCGCGCCGCCGCGACGGCCGGCATCAACGTGTTCGCGTACCGGTATTGGGCGGCCATCGCCGGAGGAGCCCTCGCCGCCTTGGGGGGCGCCTACCTCTCCATCGGAGAAGTCGATCTCTACTCGGACGGCATGGTTGCGGGGCGCGGCTTTATTGCGCTCGCGGCCGTCATCTTCGGGAAATGGAGCCCGCTCGGAACCGTCGGCGCATGCATATTCTTCGGATTTTTCAGCAGTTTGCAGATCGCGCTCCAGCGGGCAGACGTGCCGGCGCAGCTTTTGGAGATGCTCCCGTACCTGCTCACCATCGTGGCGATCGGCGGCTTCATCGGCAAATCACGCGCGCCCGCCGCCGACGGCATTCCCTACGAGCAGTAA
- a CDS encoding ABC transporter permease, whose amino-acid sequence MREWLRRILGPAIATLLALIAGAAIMLVFRSNPLAAYGALLQGGLGSAQGVAETLVQATPLLFAGLGVAIAFRAGLFNIGAEGQLVVGALCAAVAGAALHLPKPIEVPLCLMAGMAGGAAWSSIAGILRARFGASEVITTIMLNYVAFLGANYLVAGPLRGVQAAPETAEIAHTAQLAPLIADTRLTAALPLAIVTALLLAWWLRRTVAGYELRAVGRSERAARYAGINVAGTIVKAMALSGALAGLAGATEVLGLVHRFNAQLSPGYGFTSIAVALLANSNPIGVIVSGLFFGLLQNGALSMQALAGVPKDLVSVVEGLVILFVAANWLGERVRLRGTAAALAPGAEAAGEATAP is encoded by the coding sequence GTGCGTGAATGGCTGCGCCGCATCCTCGGCCCGGCGATCGCGACGCTGCTGGCGCTCATCGCCGGCGCGGCGATCATGCTCGTGTTCCGGTCGAACCCGTTGGCCGCGTACGGCGCATTACTGCAGGGCGGTCTGGGTTCAGCGCAGGGCGTCGCAGAGACGCTCGTGCAAGCCACGCCGCTTCTCTTCGCCGGTCTCGGTGTCGCGATCGCATTCCGGGCCGGCCTTTTCAACATCGGCGCCGAGGGTCAGCTCGTCGTCGGCGCGCTATGCGCGGCCGTTGCCGGAGCAGCGTTGCATCTTCCCAAGCCGATCGAAGTGCCGCTGTGCCTGATGGCGGGCATGGCCGGCGGCGCGGCGTGGTCGAGCATCGCCGGAATTCTGCGCGCGCGCTTTGGCGCGAGCGAAGTCATCACCACCATCATGCTCAACTACGTCGCATTTCTCGGCGCGAACTACTTGGTCGCGGGTCCGCTGCGCGGCGTACAGGCCGCGCCGGAAACCGCTGAAATCGCGCACACCGCGCAACTTGCTCCGCTGATCGCGGACACGCGCCTCACCGCGGCGCTCCCGCTCGCGATCGTCACGGCGTTGCTGCTGGCTTGGTGGCTGCGGCGCACGGTCGCGGGCTACGAATTGCGCGCGGTTGGCCGTTCGGAACGGGCGGCGCGCTACGCGGGCATCAACGTGGCGGGGACGATCGTCAAGGCGATGGCGCTTTCAGGCGCGCTCGCCGGGCTGGCGGGGGCGACCGAGGTGCTGGGATTGGTGCATCGCTTCAACGCACAGCTCTCGCCGGGCTATGGCTTCACATCCATCGCGGTCGCGCTGCTCGCCAACTCGAATCCGATCGGGGTCATCGTCTCAGGGCTCTTCTTCGGTTTGCTGCAGAACGGCGCGCTCTCGATGCAAGCGCTCGCAGGCGTGCCCAAAGACCTGGTTTCCGTGGTCGAGGGTCTCGTCATCTTGTTCGTGGCCGCCAATTGGCTGGGCGAGCGGGTGCGTTTGCGCGGCACTGCCGCAGCGCTCGCGCCTGGAGCCGAAGCGGCCGGCGAGGCGACGGCGCCGTGA
- a CDS encoding ABC transporter ATP-binding protein — translation MNPPAAPEGSPALAARGIVKHFGPVAANEGVDFDVRFGEVHALIGENGAGKSTLMNVLYGLLAPDAGSIEVRGQTQTFGGCADAMRAGIGMVFQHFLLVERFSVAENVLLGREPAALGFVRAAEGERAVLEIAGRYRFGVDPKARVEALGVGARQQVELLKVLERDAAIVILDEPTAALSPVEAGALFDVVRRLRDEGRAVIFIAHKLKEVLALADRITVMRRGKVVGTMDRAHADETRLATMMVGQPVDLDAREPRTTQPGPAMLRVRELHARRDDGAEAVRGLSLDARAGEIVGIAGVEGNGQLELIEALYGLRPVTSGAVELSGRDLTHATPAQHRAAGFRYIPADRQREGLVLDFDTVENVLLGDQRRTARGFLLDARGGAERANAIAREYRLASFHASAEARAYSGGTQQKLIVGRELSADAKVVLVFAPTRGVDVGAALAIYQRLRAVRDAGASIVLVSYDLDEVRALSDRIIVMSQGTVVGEIAPERADDATLGRLMGGVAAGA, via the coding sequence GTGAATCCGCCCGCTGCTCCCGAAGGGTCGCCAGCCCTCGCGGCGCGCGGCATCGTCAAGCATTTCGGACCCGTCGCCGCCAACGAAGGCGTGGACTTCGATGTTCGCTTTGGTGAGGTGCACGCGCTGATCGGCGAGAACGGCGCGGGCAAGAGCACGCTCATGAACGTGCTGTACGGTCTTTTGGCTCCGGACGCAGGAAGCATCGAGGTGCGCGGCCAGACGCAGACGTTCGGCGGCTGTGCTGACGCGATGCGCGCCGGCATCGGAATGGTGTTTCAACATTTCCTCCTGGTCGAGCGCTTCAGCGTGGCGGAGAACGTCTTGCTTGGACGCGAGCCCGCCGCGTTGGGCTTCGTGCGCGCGGCTGAGGGTGAGCGCGCCGTGCTTGAGATCGCCGGGCGCTATCGCTTCGGCGTCGACCCCAAAGCGCGGGTGGAAGCGCTCGGCGTCGGCGCTCGCCAGCAGGTCGAGTTGCTCAAGGTGCTCGAGCGCGACGCTGCGATCGTCATCTTGGACGAACCCACGGCAGCGCTGTCACCGGTCGAAGCCGGAGCGCTGTTCGACGTGGTACGCCGGCTGCGCGACGAAGGGCGCGCGGTGATCTTCATCGCGCACAAACTCAAAGAAGTGCTCGCGCTGGCCGATCGCATCACCGTGATGCGCCGCGGCAAGGTGGTCGGCACGATGGACCGGGCGCACGCGGACGAGACGAGGCTTGCGACGATGATGGTGGGGCAACCGGTCGACCTCGATGCGCGCGAGCCGCGCACGACGCAGCCAGGCCCGGCGATGCTGCGCGTGCGCGAGCTGCATGCTCGTCGCGACGATGGCGCCGAAGCGGTGCGCGGTCTCTCGCTCGACGCGCGAGCGGGAGAGATCGTCGGCATCGCCGGGGTTGAGGGCAACGGACAGCTGGAGCTCATCGAGGCTCTTTACGGGTTGCGACCCGTCACCTCAGGCGCAGTCGAGTTGAGCGGACGCGACTTGACCCATGCAACGCCCGCGCAGCATCGAGCGGCCGGATTCCGCTACATCCCCGCCGACCGGCAGCGTGAAGGCCTGGTCCTTGACTTCGACACCGTCGAAAACGTGCTGCTCGGTGATCAGCGGCGCACCGCGCGCGGCTTCTTGCTTGACGCACGCGGGGGAGCGGAGCGCGCGAACGCCATCGCGCGCGAGTATCGCCTCGCGTCGTTTCACGCATCGGCTGAGGCGCGCGCCTACTCCGGCGGCACCCAGCAAAAACTGATCGTCGGTCGCGAACTGAGCGCAGACGCGAAAGTGGTGCTCGTCTTCGCTCCGACACGGGGTGTGGACGTCGGCGCGGCCTTGGCGATCTATCAGCGGCTGCGCGCGGTGCGCGACGCCGGCGCGAGCATCGTGCTGGTATCGTACGACCTCGACGAGGTACGCGCGCTCTCGGACCGCATCATCGTGATGAGCCAAGGCACGGTCGTCGGCGAGATCGCGCCCGAACGCGCAGACGATGCCACGCTTGGGCGGCTGATGGGAGGCGTCGCCGCCGGTGCGTGA
- a CDS encoding BMP family ABC transporter substrate-binding protein produces the protein MRRHAAIGLALCVLAALGCSKPAEYGGPNSGGTPGPKIAMVTDVGGLGDKSFNDSAHRGLVEAQTTFNAHVTVLQSRSAADYEPNLSTLAQQGNQLIFAVGFLMHDSLNSVAPRFPKTHFAIIDSVVDRPNVTSITFKEEESSFLAGVLAALVSKKGTVAFLGGIDSPLIEKFAAGYSAGVQSANPNVKVLVKYTGSFDDVAAGKEYATVLFDQGADVVYAAAGKCGIGAIDEVKTRPPGTYVIGVDSDQDALAPGKILTSALKRVDTAVFKLAQSVSRGKVPAGLIVLGLKEGGVDLTPMKYTRALVPAAALAAVDKFKKMIVAGKLVVPSTPDQLKAFHPPTTP, from the coding sequence ATGCGACGTCATGCCGCGATCGGGCTAGCATTGTGCGTTCTTGCCGCGCTGGGGTGCTCCAAGCCCGCCGAATACGGCGGGCCGAACTCCGGGGGCACGCCCGGCCCAAAGATCGCGATGGTGACCGACGTCGGCGGCCTCGGGGACAAGTCGTTCAACGATTCCGCACACCGAGGGCTGGTCGAAGCGCAGACCACGTTCAACGCGCACGTCACCGTGCTGCAGTCGCGCTCGGCGGCGGATTACGAGCCCAACCTTTCAACGCTGGCCCAGCAAGGGAACCAGCTGATCTTCGCCGTCGGCTTCCTCATGCACGATTCGCTCAATTCGGTGGCGCCGCGTTTCCCCAAGACGCATTTCGCGATCATCGACTCGGTCGTGGACCGGCCGAACGTCACCTCGATCACCTTCAAAGAGGAGGAGAGTTCGTTTCTGGCCGGCGTGCTCGCGGCGCTCGTCTCCAAAAAAGGCACGGTCGCGTTCCTGGGCGGGATCGATTCGCCGCTGATCGAGAAATTTGCAGCGGGCTATTCAGCCGGCGTGCAAAGCGCTAACCCTAACGTCAAGGTCCTCGTGAAGTATACGGGCTCGTTCGACGACGTCGCGGCCGGCAAAGAGTACGCGACGGTGTTGTTCGACCAAGGGGCCGATGTGGTGTACGCCGCGGCCGGCAAGTGCGGCATCGGCGCTATCGATGAGGTCAAGACGCGCCCGCCGGGCACGTACGTCATCGGCGTGGACTCCGATCAAGATGCGCTCGCGCCGGGCAAGATCCTGACGTCCGCGCTCAAGCGCGTGGACACCGCGGTGTTCAAGCTCGCTCAGTCCGTGAGTCGAGGGAAGGTCCCGGCCGGCCTCATCGTGCTCGGCCTCAAGGAAGGCGGCGTCGATCTCACGCCGATGAAATACACGAGGGCCCTTGTGCCCGCCGCCGCGTTGGCCGCAGTGGACAAATTCAAGAAGATGATCGTCGCGGGCAAACTCGTGGTACCGTCGACGCCGGATCAGCTCAAAGCCTTCCATCCGCCCACCACGCCGTGA
- the rocF gene encoding arginase, giving the protein MIHVTSIDLIGVPIDYGAGRHGVRLGPDAVREANLQKNLEALKLHVRDQGNVAVPQSEGDEPSGRGHANHLASVRAACSATADAVERSLRDGAFPVVLGGDHSMAIGVLAGIARVKGPSGVIWIDAHADVNTPATSPTGNIHGMSMAVALGYAADLFPPSVFPTPSVDAGRCAFVGLRDLDAGERAFLREHGVLCFTMTDIDRLGMAKVMDQAIERAARGPSGAHVSVDIDSLDPALAPGTGTPVQGGLTYREAHLAMELIAESGVANSLELAEVNPILDEHNQTARVAMELICSALGKSIL; this is encoded by the coding sequence ATGATACACGTCACCAGCATCGATCTCATCGGCGTTCCGATCGACTATGGCGCCGGGCGCCACGGCGTGCGTCTCGGACCCGATGCCGTGCGCGAAGCGAACCTCCAAAAGAACCTCGAAGCCCTCAAACTGCACGTGCGCGACCAAGGCAACGTCGCGGTGCCGCAATCCGAAGGCGACGAACCCAGCGGACGGGGCCACGCGAACCATCTCGCATCGGTTCGCGCCGCATGCAGCGCGACTGCCGATGCCGTCGAACGCTCGCTGCGCGATGGCGCGTTCCCAGTCGTCCTCGGCGGCGATCATTCGATGGCGATCGGCGTGCTCGCCGGGATCGCCCGCGTCAAGGGGCCGAGCGGCGTGATCTGGATCGACGCGCACGCCGACGTCAACACGCCGGCCACAAGTCCGACCGGCAACATCCACGGCATGTCGATGGCGGTCGCGCTCGGATACGCGGCCGATCTCTTCCCCCCGTCGGTTTTTCCGACGCCCTCGGTCGATGCCGGCAGATGCGCCTTCGTGGGTCTGCGCGATCTCGACGCAGGCGAGCGCGCGTTCCTGCGCGAGCACGGCGTGCTGTGCTTCACGATGACCGACATCGACCGGCTAGGCATGGCGAAGGTCATGGATCAGGCGATCGAACGCGCTGCGCGCGGACCTTCGGGCGCGCATGTCAGTGTCGACATCGACTCGCTCGACCCCGCCCTCGCACCGGGAACGGGCACGCCGGTTCAAGGCGGTCTCACCTACCGCGAGGCGCACCTCGCCATGGAGTTGATCGCCGAGAGCGGCGTCGCGAACTCGCTGGAACTCGCCGAGGTCAATCCGATCCTCGACGAACACAATCAGACGGCGCGGGTCGCCATGGAGCTTATCTGCTCGGCGCTCGGCAAGAGCATACTGTAG
- a CDS encoding metal-dependent hydrolase, translated as MDLGTLELTFCGHATFAIKTPSGKHVIIDPWLEQNPACPPKLKNPAKVDTLLITHGHVDHIGDALTLIKKHNPMCLCMLETGAWLSKKGAQRVTGFNKGGTFEHDGMKVTMTHAVHSCGIQDGDTIVYGGEAAGYVVRFENGVSIYHAGDTCVFGDMKIIGELYKPDLALLPIGDFYTMDPLQGAYAIRLLGVKNVIPMHYGTFPILTGTPERLRELTKDIAGLNIIDLRPGETLTGQLKRTVAV; from the coding sequence ATGGACTTGGGCACGCTCGAGCTCACCTTTTGCGGTCACGCGACCTTCGCGATCAAAACCCCGTCCGGAAAACACGTCATCATCGACCCGTGGCTCGAACAGAACCCGGCGTGCCCGCCCAAGCTCAAGAATCCCGCCAAGGTCGACACGCTGCTTATCACGCATGGGCACGTGGACCACATCGGCGACGCCTTGACCTTGATCAAAAAACACAATCCGATGTGCCTGTGCATGTTGGAGACGGGCGCCTGGCTGAGCAAAAAGGGCGCGCAGCGAGTCACGGGATTCAACAAAGGCGGCACGTTCGAGCACGACGGCATGAAGGTCACCATGACGCACGCCGTGCACAGCTGCGGCATCCAAGACGGCGACACCATCGTCTACGGCGGCGAAGCGGCCGGGTACGTCGTGAGATTCGAAAACGGCGTGAGCATCTATCACGCCGGAGATACCTGCGTGTTCGGCGACATGAAGATCATCGGGGAGCTGTACAAACCCGATCTCGCGCTGCTGCCTATCGGGGACTTCTACACGATGGATCCGCTGCAAGGCGCCTACGCGATACGCCTGCTCGGCGTCAAGAACGTCATTCCGATGCATTACGGCACGTTCCCCATTCTCACCGGAACGCCCGAGCGGCTGCGCGAGTTGACCAAAGACATCGCAGGCCTCAATATCATTGATCTGAGGCCTGGCGAAACGCTGACGGGTCAGCTCAAACGGACGGTTGCGGTTTAG
- a CDS encoding NAD-dependent deacylase, whose product MTSQLNSLADVVAAKLRAARRAAALTGAGVSAESGLATFRSGPRALWRDHRPEDLATPQAFARDPRLVWEWYRERLQRAAGVEPNPGHYALAAMAQRVARFTVVTQNVDGLHERAGSPDVIELHGNVRRARCVRCDARVPAPLEGALPPTCACGAMLRPDIVWFGEALPEGVFEKAYEAVASADVLIVAGTSAVVHPAAGLAEVAKSAGGFIVEVNPEETPATGLCDVCVRAPSGTFLPLVVERI is encoded by the coding sequence GTGACTTCGCAGCTCAACTCCCTGGCTGACGTCGTCGCGGCCAAACTGCGCGCCGCGCGCCGCGCCGCTGCGCTGACCGGCGCCGGCGTGTCCGCTGAAAGCGGACTCGCGACCTTTCGCAGCGGTCCACGCGCGCTGTGGCGCGACCATCGCCCGGAGGATCTTGCAACGCCGCAAGCGTTCGCGCGCGACCCCAGACTCGTGTGGGAGTGGTACCGCGAGCGCCTGCAGCGCGCGGCAGGCGTTGAGCCAAACCCCGGCCACTACGCGCTGGCCGCCATGGCGCAGCGCGTCGCCCGCTTCACTGTCGTGACGCAAAACGTGGATGGATTGCACGAGCGAGCCGGTTCGCCCGACGTCATCGAACTGCACGGCAACGTTCGTCGCGCGCGCTGCGTGCGCTGCGACGCGCGGGTGCCGGCACCGCTCGAAGGCGCGCTTCCTCCCACCTGCGCCTGCGGCGCCATGCTGCGGCCGGACATCGTCTGGTTCGGAGAGGCGCTGCCGGAAGGCGTGTTCGAGAAGGCATATGAGGCGGTCGCAAGCGCCGACGTGCTCATCGTCGCCGGCACCTCCGCAGTCGTTCACCCGGCTGCCGGCCTGGCGGAGGTGGCCAAGTCGGCAGGCGGCTTCATCGTGGAGGTGAATCCCGAAGAAACTCCCGCCACCGGGCTGTGCGATGTTTGCGTCCGGGCGCCGTCGGGGACATTCCTGCCATTAGTGGTCGAAAGGATCTAG
- the queG gene encoding tRNA epoxyqueuosine(34) reductase QueG, with product MSSGSSIKQTAKAFVTARAKELGFDLVGVCAADRFLVEERTFKRRVREGLLANWHYPDEDIERNCTPSQSLPGAKSIVCTATSYLTDVEPYDPKKPGLRGAVSSYAWSNDYHRVITGRLRQLARFIEREFPGERCLACVDTGPMVDRAAAVRAGIGWFGKSGNVLTKEFGSWVLLGELITTLELPPDEPLRTNCGRCTECIALCPTGAIGPDGSVDGRKCISDLTQMRGSIPRDLRAAIGNRLWGCDDCQTVCPVNERKTLAARGRKSDTFKPLPHIGNAMDLPAVLRMTKAQFREWFGPTAMAWRGKAVLQRNAAVALGNSSEQKAVPPLVEALGDRKPLVRGHAAWALGRLGGNAARTALEALLARECDAHVREEAKLALDSM from the coding sequence GTGAGCTCCGGCTCAAGCATCAAACAGACAGCCAAAGCATTCGTCACCGCTCGCGCCAAGGAGCTCGGCTTCGACCTGGTAGGCGTGTGCGCGGCTGATCGCTTTCTCGTCGAAGAGCGCACGTTCAAACGGCGCGTGCGAGAAGGTCTGCTCGCCAACTGGCACTATCCGGATGAAGACATCGAACGCAACTGCACGCCTTCGCAAAGCCTGCCGGGCGCGAAGTCGATCGTGTGCACGGCTACCTCATACTTGACCGACGTCGAGCCGTACGACCCGAAGAAGCCGGGCCTTCGAGGAGCCGTATCCAGCTACGCGTGGAGCAACGACTACCACCGCGTCATCACCGGCCGCTTACGGCAACTCGCTCGCTTCATCGAACGAGAATTCCCAGGCGAGCGCTGTCTTGCGTGCGTGGACACCGGGCCGATGGTCGATCGGGCGGCCGCCGTGCGTGCGGGCATCGGCTGGTTCGGCAAGAGCGGCAACGTGCTGACCAAAGAGTTCGGTTCGTGGGTGCTGCTCGGCGAGCTGATCACGACCCTTGAGTTGCCGCCCGACGAGCCCCTGCGCACGAACTGCGGCCGTTGCACCGAATGCATCGCGCTGTGCCCGACCGGAGCGATCGGTCCGGATGGCAGCGTGGACGGGCGCAAATGCATCTCCGACCTCACGCAGATGCGCGGCTCGATTCCTCGGGACTTGCGCGCCGCGATCGGGAACCGGCTGTGGGGCTGCGATGATTGCCAGACGGTGTGCCCGGTGAACGAGCGGAAAACGCTGGCCGCGCGTGGACGCAAGAGCGATACGTTCAAGCCGCTGCCCCACATCGGCAACGCTATGGATCTGCCGGCCGTGCTGCGGATGACGAAGGCGCAATTCCGGGAATGGTTCGGCCCGACCGCCATGGCTTGGCGCGGCAAGGCCGTGCTGCAGCGCAACGCCGCGGTGGCGCTGGGAAACTCAAGCGAGCAAAAAGCCGTGCCGCCGCTCGTCGAAGCGCTCGGCGATCGTAAGCCGCTCGTGCGCGGCCATGCGGCATGGGCGCTCGGCCGGCTCGGCGGCAACGCCGCGCGAACCGCGCTTGAAGCCTTGCTCGCACGCGAATGCGACGCGCACGTGCGCGAAGAGGCAAAGCTCGCCCTCGACTCGATGTGA